From a single Okeanomitos corallinicola TIOX110 genomic region:
- a CDS encoding metallophosphoesterase, producing MQVLLSEPLTTEKITVKIADLPASLQGLKLVQLSDFHYDNLRLSDQILAQAIAISNQAKPDLILLTGDYITTSTEPLKKFTKHLKNLQSNHGIYAVLGNHDSYYQNSRSEVTKALQDIDIQVLWNQIAFPFGKDLPIVGLADFYAKEFNPTPVMNQLDSTKPCLVLSHNPDSAEILKKWRVDLQLSGHTHGGQIIFPILGPALKIYENITKIIPEKIRYSLPFLVEGKPIFYHWEWLQGLHQIGKNQLYVNRGLGTYFPGRLGCPPEVTIITLQS from the coding sequence ATGCAAGTCCTCTTGTCTGAACCATTAACTACAGAAAAAATCACAGTAAAAATTGCGGATTTACCCGCATCATTACAAGGTCTTAAATTGGTACAATTGTCAGATTTTCACTATGATAATTTGCGGTTATCAGATCAAATATTAGCACAGGCGATCGCCATCAGCAACCAAGCAAAACCAGATTTAATCTTATTAACAGGTGACTACATCACCACCAGCACAGAACCACTGAAAAAATTCACTAAACACCTCAAAAATCTACAAAGTAATCACGGTATTTATGCAGTTTTAGGAAACCATGATTCGTATTATCAAAACTCTCGTTCTGAAGTTACCAAAGCACTGCAAGATATTGATATTCAAGTATTATGGAATCAAATAGCTTTTCCATTTGGAAAAGATTTACCAATAGTAGGACTAGCAGACTTTTATGCAAAAGAATTTAACCCCACACCAGTCATGAACCAGCTAGATTCTACAAAACCTTGTCTAGTCTTATCCCATAACCCAGACTCAGCCGAAATCTTAAAAAAATGGCGAGTAGATTTACAATTATCTGGTCATACTCATGGTGGACAAATCATTTTTCCTATCCTTGGACCAGCATTAAAAATTTATGAAAACATCACCAAAATAATTCCGGAGAAAATACGATATTCTTTACCTTTCTTAGTAGAAGGTAAACCTATTTTCTATCATTGGGAATGGTTACAAGGGTTACATCAAATAGGCAAAAATCAACTCTATGTAAATCGTGGTTTAGGAACTTATTTCCCAGGACGCTTAGGTTGTCCACCAGAAGTAACTATCATTACGTTACAAAGTTAA
- a CDS encoding pentapeptide repeat-containing protein: protein MNAEEIKRRYAAGERYFLSAHLVGIKLIDAYLPGINLWGADLSRANLAKAKLWGADLSRANLARANLTRANLCGSNLSEANLRGARLHYTKFYGANLAGAFYDDSTKFSQGFDPVSHNMRKL from the coding sequence ATGAATGCGGAAGAAATTAAACGGCGCTATGCCGCAGGAGAGAGATATTTTTTATCTGCTCATTTAGTAGGAATAAAACTGATTGATGCTTACTTACCTGGTATCAACTTATGGGGAGCAGATTTAAGTAGAGCTAATCTTGCTAAAGCTAAACTTTGGGGTGCAGATTTAAGTAGAGCTAATTTAGCAAGAGCTAATTTGACCAGAGCTAATTTATGTGGTTCTAATCTTTCTGAAGCTAATCTTCGTGGTGCTAGGCTGCACTACACTAAGTTCTATGGTGCAAACTTAGCTGGTGCTTTTTATGACGACAGTACAAAGTTTTCTCAAGGTTTTGATCCTGTCAGTCATAATATGCGGAAGTTATAA
- a CDS encoding hydantoinase B/oxoprolinase family protein: protein MFSISQPDPVRLEIFKNLYQFIAEQMGIVLQNTAASVNIKERLDFSCAIFDSCGLLVANAPHIPVHLGSMSESVRSLINDVGETIKPGNVYLSNNPYNGGTHLPDVTAITPIFDTENTQIIFYVASRGHQADIGGITPGSMPPHSTTILEEGIIFDNFLLVKEGEFQEVSVREHLLNHPYPSRNPDQNIADFKAQIAANNRGMQELLKMVNQYRLETVQLYMQFVQDNAEESVRRAIDVLKDGAFSYEMDNGAKIQVSVKINKENRSAKINFTGTSTQLNSNFNAPKAVTQAAVLYVFRTLVNDNIPLNAGCLKPLEIVIPEGSMLNPIYPAAVVAGNVETSQTIVDALYGALGVMSASQGTMNNFTFGNQKYQYYETICGGSGAGIDFDGTDTVHTHMTNSLLTDPEVLETRYPVMVESFSLRENSGGKGKYSGGDGVVRRIKFLEPMTANILSGHRVVPPFGLNGGKPGKVGKNWIQRENCTQEIVGSTATVEMQSGDIFVIETPGGGGFG from the coding sequence ATGTTTTCTATTTCTCAACCTGATCCTGTTCGTTTAGAAATATTCAAAAATCTCTATCAATTTATCGCTGAACAAATGGGAATTGTACTGCAAAATACAGCCGCATCAGTGAATATTAAAGAAAGGTTAGATTTTTCCTGTGCAATTTTTGATAGTTGCGGTTTATTGGTTGCTAATGCTCCTCATATTCCTGTTCATTTAGGTTCTATGAGTGAAAGTGTCCGCAGTCTAATTAATGATGTGGGGGAAACTATTAAACCGGGAAATGTTTATCTTTCTAATAATCCCTATAATGGGGGAACTCATTTACCTGATGTTACTGCTATTACTCCCATTTTTGATACAGAAAATACACAAATTATTTTTTATGTTGCTTCCCGTGGACACCAAGCTGATATTGGTGGTATTACTCCCGGTTCTATGCCTCCCCATAGTACCACTATCTTAGAAGAAGGAATTATTTTTGATAATTTTCTCTTAGTTAAAGAGGGAGAATTTCAAGAAGTATCAGTTAGAGAACATTTATTAAATCATCCCTATCCTAGTCGTAACCCTGATCAAAATATAGCAGATTTTAAAGCTCAAATTGCTGCTAATAATCGTGGTATGCAAGAACTGTTAAAAATGGTTAATCAATATAGACTAGAAACAGTTCAACTTTATATGCAGTTTGTCCAAGATAATGCGGAAGAATCTGTGAGAAGAGCAATTGATGTTTTAAAAGATGGTGCTTTTAGTTATGAGATGGATAATGGGGCAAAAATTCAAGTTTCTGTAAAAATAAATAAAGAAAATCGCAGTGCTAAAATAAATTTTACAGGTACATCTACACAATTAAATAGTAATTTCAATGCTCCCAAAGCTGTAACTCAAGCAGCAGTTTTATATGTGTTTAGAACTTTGGTTAATGATAATATTCCCCTCAATGCTGGTTGTCTCAAACCTTTAGAAATTGTCATACCTGAAGGTAGTATGTTAAATCCAATTTATCCGGCCGCAGTGGTAGCAGGAAATGTGGAAACTTCCCAAACTATTGTTGATGCTTTATATGGTGCTTTGGGTGTTATGTCTGCTTCCCAAGGAACGATGAATAATTTCACTTTTGGTAATCAAAAATATCAATATTATGAAACTATTTGTGGTGGTTCTGGTGCAGGAATTGATTTTGATGGTACGGATACGGTACATACTCACATGACTAATTCCTTATTAACAGATCCTGAAGTTTTAGAAACGCGCTATCCGGTAATGGTGGAAAGTTTTAGTTTGCGTGAAAACAGTGGTGGAAAAGGTAAATATTCCGGGGGTGATGGGGTAGTTCGTCGGATTAAGTTTTTAGAACCGATGACTGCAAATATCCTTTCTGGCCATCGTGTTGTTCCTCCTTTTGGGTTAAATGGTGGAAAACCAGGAAAGGTAGGAAAGAACTGGATACAGCGGGAAAATTGTACTCAGGAAATTGTAGGTAGTACCGCGACGGTGGAGATGCAGTCGGGGGATATTTTTGTAATTGAAACCCCAGGAGGAGGAGGTTTTGGTTAA
- a CDS encoding Uma2 family endonuclease: MMITQELVSEENFFPEDLIFPPSDLYSDEPPVETELHLEQIMLLIKCLKWLWKDRTDFYAAGNLSIYYSPNQKKTEKFRGPDFFVVLGTEKKTRKSWVVWEEDGKYPHVIVEILSPTTAKTDRESKKELYQETFRTPEYFWFDPYTLEFAGFHLSDGKYQPIEPNEKGHLWSQQLCLYLGIYEGLLRYFTPSGNLVPTPEETAELEVKRAEREAQRAKREIERAERETKRAEEEAKRAEEEKQRAERLAAKLRELNINPDTI; encoded by the coding sequence ATGATGATTACTCAAGAATTAGTATCTGAAGAAAACTTCTTTCCTGAAGATTTAATTTTTCCTCCCAGCGACTTATATAGTGATGAACCACCTGTGGAAACTGAATTACATCTAGAGCAAATTATGCTCTTAATTAAATGTCTCAAATGGTTATGGAAAGATAGAACAGATTTCTATGCTGCGGGAAATTTGAGTATTTATTATAGCCCTAACCAGAAGAAAACTGAAAAATTTCGGGGTCCTGATTTTTTTGTGGTTTTAGGAACAGAGAAAAAAACCCGTAAAAGTTGGGTAGTATGGGAAGAAGACGGTAAATATCCTCATGTAATTGTGGAAATTCTTTCACCAACTACAGCAAAAACTGATCGAGAATCTAAAAAAGAACTTTATCAAGAAACTTTCCGCACACCGGAATATTTTTGGTTTGATCCTTATACTTTAGAATTTGCTGGTTTTCATTTATCAGATGGTAAATATCAACCTATTGAACCTAATGAAAAAGGACATTTATGGAGTCAACAATTATGTTTATATTTGGGAATTTATGAGGGTTTATTAAGGTATTTTACACCTTCAGGAAATCTAGTTCCTACACCGGAAGAAACCGCAGAATTAGAAGTTAAAAGAGCAGAACGAGAAGCGCAACGTGCAAAGCGTGAAATTGAGCGTGCAGAACGTGAAACTAAACGTGCGGAGGAGGAAGCAAAAAGAGCAGAAGAAGAAAAGCAAAGAGCAGAACGTTTAGCTGCAAAGTTGCGTGAGTTAAATATTAATCCAGATACGATTTAA
- a CDS encoding hydantoinase/oxoprolinase family protein, giving the protein MLKIFADRGGTFTDIVAVTNNQKIIDRLTNENQRFLIVPLPNQEWIIVYKLLSENPEQYEDAVIQGIRDILGIAVNEPIPYQNIEVVKMGTTVATNALLERHGDRVVLLITKGFKDALRIGYQNRPNIFARQIILPTMLYEQVIEIDERYDANGNELKPVNLEQVKQDLQTAYHTGIRSCAIVFMHSDRYPKHEQQIAKIAQEIGFTQISISHQVSPLMKLVSRGDTTVVDAYLTPILRRYVNQVSSHLPNVKLMFMKSDGGLTDADKFQGKDSILSGPAGGIVGAVQTSKRAGFDSIITFDMGGTSTDVAHFKGEYERQLDSEIAGARMRVPVLAINTIAAGGGSILYFDGSSYRVGPESAGSNPGPASYRRGGALTVTDANVMLGKIQPQYFPAVFGNDGNLPLDKEIVIQKFQELAENIKSVTGNNRNPEQVASGFIAIAVENMANAIKKISLQRGYDVSQYALCCFGGAGGQVACLIADTLGMKKIFLHPFAGVLSAYGMGLADVRANKIRGVEKHLTQTLIPELEQLMKTLEIAARQELNQEDSNLELEVINKVNLQYTGTNSVLTVDFFTDVLKMKTDFEKEHQSRYGFIQAEKPLIVESISVEVVQKMDTPEEPIIMRQRSLEEKPEPVEIVQMFTHEKWCDTPVYKREDLQPGDVIKGAAIIVEKISTIVVESNWEARLTERNHLILQSLI; this is encoded by the coding sequence ATGTTAAAAATATTCGCTGACAGAGGTGGCACATTTACAGATATAGTTGCTGTCACCAATAACCAAAAAATCATAGATAGACTTACCAACGAAAATCAACGATTTTTAATTGTACCTCTCCCTAACCAAGAATGGATTATAGTCTATAAATTACTATCAGAAAATCCTGAACAGTATGAAGATGCAGTAATTCAAGGAATCAGAGACATTCTGGGAATTGCTGTTAACGAACCTATTCCCTATCAAAATATAGAAGTTGTGAAAATGGGAACAACAGTAGCTACCAATGCGCTGTTAGAAAGACATGGAGACAGAGTAGTTTTATTAATTACTAAAGGTTTTAAAGATGCGTTGCGAATTGGATATCAAAACCGCCCCAATATCTTCGCACGACAAATAATTCTACCGACAATGCTTTATGAACAAGTTATTGAAATAGATGAAAGATATGATGCAAATGGTAATGAATTAAAGCCCGTAAATCTTGAACAAGTAAAACAAGATTTACAAACAGCTTATCATACAGGAATTAGAAGTTGTGCAATTGTTTTCATGCACAGCGATCGCTATCCAAAACACGAACAACAAATAGCCAAAATTGCCCAAGAAATCGGCTTTACACAAATCTCAATTTCCCATCAAGTCAGTCCCTTAATGAAACTGGTTAGCAGAGGAGATACAACCGTCGTTGATGCTTATTTAACCCCCATTTTACGGCGTTATGTTAACCAAGTTTCCAGTCATTTACCCAACGTTAAATTAATGTTTATGAAATCCGATGGAGGGTTAACAGATGCAGATAAATTTCAAGGAAAAGATAGTATTTTAAGTGGTCCTGCTGGGGGAATTGTCGGTGCAGTGCAAACCAGTAAAAGAGCAGGTTTTGATTCAATTATCACCTTTGATATGGGAGGAACAAGTACAGATGTTGCTCATTTTAAAGGAGAATATGAAAGACAATTAGACTCAGAAATTGCCGGTGCAAGAATGCGAGTTCCCGTATTAGCAATTAATACCATTGCTGCGGGTGGGGGTTCAATTTTATATTTTGATGGTTCTAGTTATCGTGTTGGGCCTGAGTCTGCTGGATCAAATCCTGGTCCCGCTTCCTATCGTCGTGGTGGAGCATTAACAGTCACAGATGCTAACGTGATGTTAGGGAAAATTCAACCTCAATATTTTCCCGCAGTTTTTGGAAATGATGGTAATTTACCCTTAGATAAAGAAATAGTAATTCAGAAGTTTCAAGAATTAGCTGAAAATATCAAATCTGTCACCGGAAATAATAGAAACCCTGAACAAGTAGCATCTGGTTTTATAGCTATTGCTGTAGAAAATATGGCTAATGCTATTAAAAAAATTAGTCTTCAACGGGGTTATGATGTCAGTCAATATGCACTATGTTGTTTTGGTGGTGCTGGTGGACAAGTTGCTTGTTTAATTGCTGATACTTTAGGAATGAAAAAGATATTTTTACACCCTTTTGCTGGTGTGCTTTCTGCTTATGGTATGGGTTTAGCTGATGTGAGAGCAAATAAAATTAGAGGAGTTGAAAAACATTTAACTCAAACATTAATTCCTGAATTAGAGCAGTTAATGAAAACTTTGGAAATTGCAGCACGTCAAGAATTAAATCAGGAAGATAGTAATTTAGAGTTAGAGGTAATTAATAAAGTGAATTTGCAATATACTGGAACTAATTCAGTTTTAACGGTTGACTTTTTTACAGATGTTCTCAAAATGAAAACCGATTTTGAAAAGGAACATCAATCAAGATATGGTTTCATTCAAGCAGAAAAACCTTTAATTGTGGAATCTATTTCTGTGGAAGTTGTGCAGAAAATGGATACTCCAGAAGAACCTATAATTATGCGTCAAAGAAGTTTAGAGGAGAAACCCGAACCTGTGGAAATAGTCCAGATGTTTACTCATGAAAAATGGTGTGATACTCCAGTTTATAAAAGGGAAGATTTACAACCGGGAGATGTTATTAAAGGTGCTGCAATTATTGTGGAGAAAATCAGTACAATTGTTGTAGAATCTAATTGGGAAGCACGGTTAACTGAACGGAATCATTTAATTTTGCAAAGTTTGATTTAG
- a CDS encoding AccI family restriction endonuclease: protein MHPFENILSVSEAEIELELKFIAEIGWSEFWLNPRRLRGSDFLMRWSQGVWSEQRLTDAINQTNQFYAIPYGPSGTAPTDDVRAFELYFERLEAAGLGTVKRPDLLIFKIEHKPYVDSFLENIGGSKELPFIIESELQPLIQKALIAVECENSLWIAEKMPDYNKQMKPQKRLGGKIGLAKNAVLPTVIIKEEDRIPLNKWQIENNVPIHIWHVFFDKAYGLSLNQAENLVKEGLIEPTIQTFQAPGGATTQKAIYKFYYHYAYLLGISTEKPTLVPDYIEDKNGHILPYVKFTGGSLHIDQDALQILSQM from the coding sequence ATGCACCCATTTGAGAATATATTATCAGTATCAGAAGCAGAAATTGAACTAGAATTAAAATTTATTGCCGAAATTGGCTGGTCTGAATTTTGGTTAAACCCACGACGTTTAAGGGGTAGTGATTTTTTAATGCGTTGGTCTCAAGGTGTTTGGAGTGAACAACGTTTAACTGATGCTATTAACCAAACTAATCAGTTTTATGCAATTCCTTATGGACCCAGTGGAACAGCACCTACTGATGATGTCAGAGCATTTGAACTTTATTTTGAAAGACTAGAAGCTGCTGGACTGGGAACAGTAAAACGTCCTGATTTATTAATTTTTAAGATTGAACATAAACCTTATGTTGATAGTTTTTTAGAAAATATTGGTGGTAGTAAAGAATTACCTTTTATCATTGAAAGTGAATTACAACCACTGATTCAAAAAGCATTGATAGCAGTTGAATGTGAAAATTCCCTTTGGATTGCCGAAAAAATGCCAGATTATAATAAACAAATGAAACCACAAAAAAGACTTGGAGGTAAAATAGGACTAGCTAAAAATGCAGTTTTACCAACCGTAATTATCAAAGAAGAAGACAGGATTCCTTTAAATAAATGGCAAATTGAAAATAATGTTCCTATTCACATTTGGCACGTTTTCTTTGATAAAGCTTATGGATTATCTCTTAATCAAGCTGAAAACCTTGTAAAAGAAGGATTAATTGAACCCACAATTCAAACTTTTCAAGCTCCCGGAGGAGCAACAACTCAAAAAGCTATTTACAAATTCTATTACCATTATGCTTATCTTCTAGGAATTTCCACAGAAAAACCTACTTTAGTTCCTGATTATATAGAAGATAAAAATGGACATATCTTACCCTATGTAAAATTTACAGGTGGATCGCTTCATATTGACCAAGATGCTCTACAAATCCTCAGCCAAATGTAA
- a CDS encoding N-6 DNA methylase, with protein sequence MIHQKLPTNWQEREKLRDKGQFWTPEWITKAMVSYLTKSTDLIFDPAAGKGAFFNALLQINPNIKYYGIDIDQHILKDEIYQTNSCLVELRDFIKDPPQQKFKAIIGNPPYIRHHRLNQQLKQFLKELCLKITGFTIDGRAGYHIYFLVQALNLLAENGKLTFIMPADTCEGIFAQKLWQWISTNYCLECVVTFNENATPFPNVDTNAVIFFIKNSAPIEKIKWVKANIANTDELCNFVQSNFQDNNYKTLEINHRDLKESLKTGLSRPQKNYSDFKYHLHDFAKVIRGIATGANEFFFLTKQQVETLHIPPEFTKLAIGRTRDVTGDIITLADIIKLQENNRPTILLSINSDQNIPESLINYLQKGEKLGLPERPLIKQRKLWYKMESREVPPILFAYLGRRNSRFIKNEAGVLPLTSFLCVYPIYTDEIYINNLWQALNEPETIENLKLVGKSYGSGAIKVEPRNLDKLSIPEHIVEKYQLNRQDKISKIKQLQLF encoded by the coding sequence ATGATTCATCAAAAACTACCTACAAACTGGCAAGAAAGAGAAAAACTACGCGATAAAGGTCAATTTTGGACACCAGAATGGATTACCAAAGCAATGGTTTCTTACCTCACAAAATCTACAGATTTAATATTTGATCCAGCAGCAGGAAAAGGAGCTTTTTTCAATGCCTTACTACAAATAAATCCTAACATTAAATACTATGGAATTGATATAGATCAACATATTTTAAAAGATGAAATTTATCAAACAAATTCTTGCTTGGTAGAATTACGTGATTTTATCAAAGATCCTCCCCAACAAAAGTTTAAAGCAATTATAGGTAATCCACCTTACATTAGACATCATCGCCTAAATCAACAATTGAAGCAATTTTTAAAAGAGCTTTGCTTAAAAATTACAGGTTTTACAATTGATGGTCGAGCAGGTTATCACATTTATTTCTTGGTACAAGCATTAAATTTACTTGCTGAAAATGGTAAACTAACTTTCATTATGCCGGCAGATACCTGTGAAGGAATTTTTGCCCAAAAACTTTGGCAATGGATTAGTACAAATTATTGTCTTGAATGCGTTGTGACATTCAATGAAAATGCAACTCCTTTTCCTAATGTTGATACTAACGCAGTCATTTTTTTTATTAAAAATTCTGCCCCTATTGAGAAAATTAAATGGGTAAAGGCAAATATAGCTAACACAGATGAATTGTGTAATTTTGTGCAATCAAACTTTCAAGATAATAATTATAAAACTCTAGAAATCAATCATCGGGATTTAAAAGAATCTTTAAAAACAGGTTTATCAAGACCTCAAAAAAATTATAGTGATTTTAAATATCATTTACATGATTTTGCTAAAGTAATTCGTGGTATTGCTACAGGAGCGAATGAATTTTTCTTTCTCACTAAACAGCAAGTAGAAACATTACATATTCCCCCAGAATTTACTAAATTAGCAATAGGAAGAACCAGAGATGTTACAGGAGATATAATAACTCTTGCAGATATAATTAAGTTACAAGAAAATAATCGTCCCACAATTTTACTTTCTATCAACAGTGATCAAAATATTCCTGAATCATTAATTAATTATCTCCAAAAAGGTGAAAAATTAGGTTTACCTGAACGTCCATTAATCAAACAACGTAAATTGTGGTATAAAATGGAATCTAGAGAAGTACCACCAATATTATTTGCTTATCTGGGAAGGAGAAATTCTCGGTTTATCAAAAATGAAGCTGGTGTTTTACCATTAACCAGTTTCTTATGTGTTTATCCTATTTACACTGATGAAATATATATTAATAATTTGTGGCAAGCATTAAATGAACCAGAAACAATTGAAAATCTAAAACTTGTAGGTAAAAGTTATGGTTCAGGTGCGATTAAAGTTGAGCCTCGTAACCTTGATAAACTTTCCATACCAGAACATATCGTAGAAAAATATCAATTAAATCGGCAAGATAAAATCAGTAAAATTAAACAACTTCAATTATTTTAA
- a CDS encoding 2-isopropylmalate synthase: MSNQADRIIIFDTTLRDGEQCPGATLNIEEKLVIAKQLARLGVDVIEAGFAFASPGDFEAVSKIAQTVGLEDGPVICSLARARHDDIKAAAEAIKPAAKGRIHTFIATSDIHLQYKLKKTRTEVVAIAEEMVAYAKSFTDDVEFSPEDAGRSDPEFLYQVLERAIAAGATTVNIPDTVGYTTPSEFGAIIKGITENVPNIDQAIISVHGHNDLGLAVANFLEAVKNGARQLECTINGIGERAGNAALEELVMALHVRRQYFNPFFGRPADSEESLTNIDTKQIYKSSRLVSSLTGMLVQPNKAIVGANAFAHESGIHQDGVLKNKLTYEIMDAQLIGLTDNQIVLGKHSGRNAFRTRLKELGLDLSENDLNKAFVRFKEVADKKKEISDWDLEAIVNDEIQQAPDLFKVELVQVSCGSNAKPTATVTLRTPNGEELTDAAIGTGPVDAVYKAINRVMNVPNELIEFSVQSVTGGIDALGEVTIRLRYESRVFSGHAANTDIIVASAQAYVNALNRLYAALQQSAKEEVTA, encoded by the coding sequence ATGAGCAATCAAGCTGACAGAATTATCATCTTTGATACCACACTGCGAGATGGAGAACAGTGTCCGGGAGCGACTCTCAATATAGAGGAAAAGTTAGTTATTGCTAAACAATTAGCTCGTCTAGGTGTAGATGTCATTGAAGCGGGTTTTGCTTTTGCCAGTCCGGGTGATTTTGAAGCGGTAAGTAAAATCGCTCAGACTGTGGGTTTAGAAGATGGTCCGGTGATTTGTAGTTTAGCTAGAGCTAGACATGATGATATCAAAGCCGCAGCAGAAGCGATTAAACCAGCAGCGAAGGGGAGAATTCATACATTTATTGCTACTTCTGATATTCACTTGCAATATAAGCTGAAAAAAACTAGGACGGAAGTAGTGGCGATCGCTGAAGAAATGGTGGCTTATGCCAAAAGCTTCACCGATGATGTAGAATTTTCTCCTGAAGATGCTGGTCGCTCTGATCCAGAATTTTTGTATCAAGTTTTAGAAAGGGCGATCGCTGCTGGTGCAACTACAGTTAATATTCCTGATACTGTAGGTTACACAACTCCTAGCGAATTTGGGGCTATTATTAAGGGGATTACAGAAAATGTCCCCAATATTGACCAAGCGATCATTTCCGTCCACGGTCATAATGATTTGGGTTTAGCTGTTGCTAACTTTTTAGAAGCTGTGAAAAACGGCGCCCGACAGCTAGAATGTACCATCAATGGGATTGGGGAAAGAGCCGGAAATGCTGCTTTAGAAGAATTGGTGATGGCCTTGCACGTGAGAAGGCAGTATTTTAACCCCTTCTTTGGTCGTCCGGCTGATTCTGAGGAATCATTAACTAATATTGATACCAAGCAAATTTATAAATCTTCCCGTTTGGTTTCTAGCTTAACAGGGATGTTGGTACAACCAAATAAAGCTATTGTAGGTGCAAATGCTTTTGCCCATGAGTCGGGTATTCACCAAGATGGGGTGTTAAAAAACAAACTCACCTATGAGATTATGGATGCCCAATTGATTGGTTTAACCGATAATCAGATTGTATTGGGTAAACACTCTGGTAGAAATGCCTTCCGGACTCGGTTAAAAGAATTGGGCCTTGATTTGTCAGAAAATGACTTAAATAAAGCCTTTGTGCGGTTTAAAGAAGTTGCAGATAAAAAGAAAGAAATTTCTGATTGGGATTTAGAGGCGATCGTTAACGACGAAATTCAACAAGCACCGGATTTATTTAAAGTCGAGTTGGTGCAGGTTTCCTGTGGTAGCAACGCCAAACCCACTGCAACAGTGACACTCCGCACTCCCAACGGGGAAGAATTAACTGATGCGGCGATCGGTACTGGGCCAGTAGATGCAGTTTATAAAGCCATCAATCGGGTGATGAATGTACCGAATGAATTGATTGAATTTTCTGTGCAATCTGTAACCGGGGGAATTGATGCTTTAGGAGAAGTGACGATTCGTTTACGTTATGAATCCCGTGTATTTTCAGGTCATGCAGCCAACACAGATATTATTGTGGCATCGGCTCAGGCTTATGTGAATGCACTGAATAGGTTGTATGCTGCATTACAGCAATCAGCTAAGGAAGAAGTGACAGCTTAG
- a CDS encoding NYN domain-containing protein: MVLPMNRLSIFVDGNNMFYAQQKNGWFFDPRRVLEYFKNEQSDTTLINAFWYTGLKDPQDQRGFRDALISLGYTVRTKILKEYYDDVSGRYSQKANLDIEIVVDMFNTVDQYDRVVLFSGDGDFERAIELLRSKNTHITVVSTEGMIARELRNATDRYIDLNDIRDQIEKTEA; the protein is encoded by the coding sequence ATGGTTTTGCCCATGAATCGTCTGTCTATTTTTGTAGACGGAAACAATATGTTCTATGCTCAACAAAAAAATGGCTGGTTTTTTGACCCGCGACGAGTATTAGAATATTTTAAGAACGAGCAATCAGACACAACCTTAATTAATGCTTTTTGGTACACCGGCTTAAAAGATCCACAAGATCAACGTGGTTTTCGAGATGCTCTGATTAGTTTGGGATATACAGTACGGACTAAAATTCTCAAAGAATACTATGATGATGTCTCTGGTCGTTATTCACAAAAAGCAAATTTAGATATTGAAATTGTTGTCGATATGTTCAATACCGTTGACCAATATGACCGAGTAGTTTTATTTAGCGGAGATGGAGATTTTGAAAGAGCGATTGAGCTATTACGTTCTAAGAATACACATATTACAGTAGTGTCAACAGAAGGAATGATAGCGAGGGAATTACGTAATGCTACGGATAGATATATAGACTTGAACGATATTAGAGACCAAATAGAGAAAACGGAAGCTTAG